A genomic segment from Acidimicrobiales bacterium encodes:
- a CDS encoding alpha-amylase family glycosyl hydrolase — protein sequence MVAAATRSPRLPRWSERDAWLICYPDQFGSSGLRGVREVARELAPEINGVHVLPFHPSSSDGGFSVQDYAMVDPAVGSWDDVSALATDTRLMADAVINHVSAEGVWFRAHLAGDPDVADFFRVVAPGTDLTSVTRPRPGPPVTVFSRADGTAADYWTTFSADQVDLDYRSPDVLLAVFAAVFRLVVAGASAVRLDAVAYIGKDPATSSIHLPGAHTVVALLRSCLDEIDPGVVLITETNVPHADNVGYLGSEARPEAHAIYQFTLAPLILHALHTGDAGPLMRWAAGIEARPRTSALNFLASHDGVGVRPAKGWLSAEQIADLAARCVEAGGVVNEAATVAGNEPYELAATWRSLCEVGEGGPFSTEQIADRMVASHSLAFALAGVPLVYVHSLVASVNDRTRFEGSGVPRDLNRGRFDSPAAFRERRETDPVGGIVWPRLREMLAWRGASPAFHPEAGQRLIDSPDGVVGVHRSAGDDAALVLVNLSGETQSVSAGDGWCDRSDGRAVRAVVELAPWTTRWLVSAP from the coding sequence ATGGTCGCCGCGGCGACGCGGTCGCCGCGGCTACCCAGGTGGTCCGAGCGTGACGCGTGGCTCATCTGCTATCCCGACCAGTTCGGCTCGTCCGGACTGCGTGGGGTGCGAGAGGTCGCGCGGGAACTGGCGCCGGAGATCAACGGCGTGCACGTTCTGCCGTTCCACCCCTCGTCGAGCGACGGTGGTTTCAGTGTGCAGGACTACGCCATGGTCGACCCCGCGGTCGGATCGTGGGACGACGTCAGTGCACTCGCCACCGACACACGGTTGATGGCCGATGCCGTCATCAACCATGTCTCGGCCGAGGGCGTGTGGTTCCGTGCCCATCTGGCCGGAGATCCCGACGTCGCCGACTTCTTCCGCGTGGTGGCACCCGGCACCGATCTCACCTCGGTGACCCGGCCGCGCCCCGGTCCACCGGTGACCGTTTTCTCCCGCGCCGATGGCACCGCCGCCGACTACTGGACCACCTTCAGCGCCGACCAGGTCGACCTCGACTATCGATCGCCCGACGTGCTGCTCGCCGTGTTCGCCGCCGTGTTCCGCCTGGTGGTCGCCGGAGCCTCGGCCGTGCGCCTCGACGCGGTCGCCTACATCGGCAAGGACCCGGCGACGAGCTCGATCCACCTTCCTGGGGCGCACACGGTGGTGGCGTTGTTGCGATCCTGCCTCGATGAGATCGACCCCGGGGTGGTGCTCATCACGGAGACGAACGTGCCCCACGCCGACAACGTCGGCTACCTCGGCAGCGAGGCCCGCCCCGAGGCCCACGCCATCTATCAGTTCACCCTGGCACCCCTGATCCTGCACGCGCTGCACACCGGCGACGCCGGCCCGCTGATGCGGTGGGCCGCCGGCATCGAGGCGCGGCCGCGCACCAGCGCGCTGAACTTCCTGGCGAGCCACGACGGCGTGGGCGTGCGCCCGGCCAAGGGCTGGTTGTCCGCCGAACAGATCGCAGACCTTGCGGCTCGCTGTGTCGAGGCCGGCGGCGTGGTGAACGAAGCGGCCACCGTTGCGGGCAACGAGCCCTACGAACTGGCGGCGACGTGGCGATCGCTGTGCGAGGTGGGTGAGGGCGGACCGTTCAGCACGGAGCAGATCGCCGACCGGATGGTGGCCTCGCACTCGCTGGCGTTCGCGCTCGCCGGTGTCCCGTTGGTCTACGTGCACTCCCTCGTTGCCTCGGTCAACGACCGGACCCGGTTCGAGGGCAGCGGGGTGCCGAGAGATCTCAACCGCGGCCGGTTCGACTCGCCGGCGGCGTTTCGCGAACGGCGGGAAACCGACCCGGTCGGCGGCATCGTCTGGCCGAGACTGCGCGAGATGTTGGCGTGGCGCGGCGCGTCGCCAGCGTTTCATCCCGAGGCCGGGCAACGGTTGATCGACTCACCCGACGGCGTGGTCGGCGTGCATCGGTCCGCCGGTGACGACGCCGCCCTCGTGCTCGTCAACCTCTCGGGTGAAACCCAGTCGGTCTCCGCCGGTGACGGTTGGTGCGACCGTAGTGACGGCCGGGCGGTGCGCGCGGTCGTGGAGCTGGCCCCCTGGACGACCCGCTGGCTTGTGTCAGCACCCTGA
- a CDS encoding FMN-binding glutamate synthase family protein: MSWWLWTLLALAGLLVVIAIHDLTQTRHAILRNFPVVGHFRYLLERLGPELRQYIVTDNDEERPFSRDQRRWVYSNAKGENSYFGFGTDNRLDAPGYPIFRHAPFPLGDDETGAGVAHREPLSDLASAKVIGERNGRPGAFRPASIINISAMSFGSLSGPAVEALNRGASLAGCLHNTGEGGISSHHRCGGDLVFQIGTGLFGARDADGRFSIDALLESMADTQVKAIEVKLSQGAKPGLGGVLPAPKVTREIAAARGVPVGVTVHSPSRHVDFNDIAGLIDFVERIADATGVPVGVKSAVGDPRFWDELAAEMATKDRGPDFVTVDGGEGGTGAAPLVFSDHVALPFRDAFPVVFDAFARRDLHHDVTFIGAGKLGFVPDAAIAMAMGVDLINVGREAMLAVGCIQAQKCHTGHCPTGVATQSPRLTRGLDPTDKSVRAAGYIRSFRHDLRALCHAMGVLHPSLIRLDQIAIRGADGHLVDAGEALRLDTRWYDDDRRNRLAATLAD, from the coding sequence ATGTCCTGGTGGCTGTGGACCCTTCTCGCGCTGGCGGGCCTGCTCGTCGTCATTGCGATCCACGACCTGACGCAGACCCGTCACGCGATCCTCCGCAACTTTCCGGTGGTCGGCCACTTCCGCTACCTCCTCGAACGGCTGGGACCCGAACTCCGGCAGTACATCGTCACCGACAACGACGAGGAACGGCCCTTCAGCCGGGATCAGCGTCGGTGGGTCTACTCGAACGCCAAAGGGGAGAACTCCTACTTCGGCTTCGGCACCGACAACCGACTCGACGCGCCCGGCTACCCGATCTTTCGCCACGCGCCGTTTCCTCTCGGTGACGACGAGACCGGGGCCGGCGTCGCCCACCGGGAACCGCTGAGCGACCTCGCCTCGGCCAAGGTCATCGGCGAGCGCAATGGTCGACCCGGCGCGTTCCGACCGGCCTCGATCATCAACATCTCGGCGATGAGCTTCGGCTCCCTCTCCGGCCCGGCCGTCGAGGCGCTCAACCGTGGTGCGTCGCTGGCGGGTTGCCTCCACAACACCGGCGAGGGGGGCATCAGCAGCCATCACCGGTGCGGCGGTGATCTCGTCTTCCAGATCGGCACCGGTCTCTTCGGCGCCCGCGATGCGGATGGTCGCTTCTCGATCGATGCGTTGCTCGAGTCCATGGCCGACACCCAGGTGAAGGCCATCGAGGTGAAGCTGAGTCAGGGCGCCAAGCCCGGCCTCGGTGGTGTGCTCCCCGCACCGAAGGTGACCAGGGAGATCGCCGCGGCTCGCGGTGTGCCGGTGGGTGTGACCGTCCACAGTCCGAGCCGACACGTGGACTTCAACGACATCGCCGGTCTCATCGACTTCGTCGAGCGCATCGCCGACGCCACTGGCGTGCCCGTCGGGGTCAAGAGCGCCGTCGGCGACCCGCGGTTCTGGGACGAGTTGGCAGCCGAGATGGCGACGAAGGACCGCGGGCCCGACTTCGTCACCGTCGACGGCGGCGAAGGGGGTACCGGTGCCGCGCCGCTCGTGTTCTCCGACCACGTGGCCCTGCCGTTTCGCGACGCCTTCCCCGTCGTGTTCGATGCGTTCGCCCGTCGCGACCTGCACCACGACGTGACCTTCATCGGTGCAGGAAAGCTCGGGTTCGTACCCGACGCCGCAATCGCGATGGCGATGGGGGTCGATCTGATCAACGTCGGCCGCGAAGCGATGCTGGCGGTCGGCTGCATCCAGGCCCAGAAGTGTCACACCGGCCACTGCCCGACCGGCGTGGCCACCCAGTCACCGCGCCTCACCCGCGGCCTCGACCCCACCGACAAGTCCGTCCGTGCCGCGGGCTACATCCGATCATTCCGCCACGACCTTCGCGCCCTGTGTCACGCGATGGGGGTCCTGCACCCGAGCCTGATCCGGCTCGACCAGATCGCCATCCGCGGTGCCGACGGCCATCTCGTGGACGCCGGCGAGGCCCTCCGTCTGGACACCCGCTGGTACGACGACGATCGCCGCAATCGGCTCGCCGCGACGCTCGCCGACTGA
- a CDS encoding GNAT family N-acetyltransferase, giving the protein MSAPLLRTERTILLPLSTADLDEVGALYADPAVMEYVDGGVRTRDQTKSALAANERCWRAEGWGLWSIREAETGALIGESGLQRLFDVEGATVDFGFTLTRRFWRDGYATEAGHAILLDLWDRFPGDLVHAVAHPENTGSEATLHKLGFRLAEERLVHGQTMNLWEIQRTR; this is encoded by the coding sequence GTGAGCGCGCCACTGCTACGAACAGAGCGAACGATTCTGCTCCCGCTGAGCACGGCCGACCTCGACGAGGTCGGTGCCCTCTACGCCGACCCGGCGGTGATGGAATACGTCGACGGCGGGGTGCGCACCCGCGACCAGACCAAGTCCGCGCTCGCCGCCAACGAGCGGTGCTGGCGGGCCGAAGGCTGGGGACTGTGGTCCATCCGCGAGGCCGAGACCGGCGCGTTGATCGGCGAGTCCGGACTGCAGCGCCTCTTCGACGTCGAGGGTGCGACTGTCGACTTCGGGTTCACCCTCACGCGCCGGTTCTGGCGCGACGGCTACGCCACCGAGGCCGGCCACGCCATCCTCCTCGACCTCTGGGACCGCTTCCCCGGCGATCTCGTCCACGCCGTCGCGCATCCAGAGAACACGGGCAGCGAGGCGACGCTCCACAAGCTCGGGTTCCGCCTGGCCGAGGAGCGACTCGTCCACGGTCAGACCATGAACCTCTGGGAGATCCAGCGAACTCGCTGA
- a CDS encoding TauD/TfdA family dioxygenase has translation MTIEVTKLNGYFGAEVGGIDMADVDDSTRDELRKAWLDHKVLVLRDQAVTIDEHIAFGRLFGELEVHPFTEGIDGYPEIVKLEAGGDSGKTFVAAGWHSDVTWRAEPSMGSILRGRVVPAVGGDTCFADATAAYERMPQDLRDTVDDAYAIHDYARVFGARVAPEEQAAMREKYPPQRHPVIRTHPETGARGIYTNIGFTSHIDGMDADESTRTLRRLERQMMDPSIQIRVRWRPDTFVMWDNRAVQHAASTDFLPAHRIMERVTVIGDRPF, from the coding sequence ATGACGATCGAGGTCACGAAACTCAACGGCTACTTCGGTGCCGAGGTCGGCGGCATCGACATGGCCGACGTCGATGATTCGACACGCGACGAGCTTCGCAAGGCGTGGCTCGACCACAAGGTCCTGGTCCTGCGCGACCAGGCGGTCACCATCGACGAACACATCGCCTTCGGTCGGTTGTTCGGTGAGCTCGAGGTGCATCCGTTCACCGAAGGCATCGACGGCTACCCCGAGATCGTGAAGCTCGAGGCGGGCGGCGACAGCGGCAAGACCTTCGTCGCCGCCGGATGGCATTCCGATGTCACCTGGCGGGCCGAGCCGTCGATGGGGTCGATCCTGCGGGGCCGGGTCGTCCCTGCCGTCGGCGGCGACACGTGCTTCGCCGACGCGACCGCGGCCTACGAGCGGATGCCGCAGGATCTCAGGGACACCGTCGACGACGCCTACGCGATCCACGACTACGCCAGGGTGTTCGGCGCCCGGGTGGCGCCCGAGGAGCAGGCGGCGATGCGCGAGAAGTATCCGCCGCAACGGCATCCGGTGATCCGCACCCACCCGGAGACGGGCGCCCGGGGGATCTACACGAACATCGGGTTCACCTCCCACATCGACGGGATGGACGCCGACGAGTCGACCCGGACCCTTCGTCGACTCGAGCGCCAGATGATGGATCCCTCGATCCAGATCCGGGTGCGCTGGCGACCCGACACGTTCGTGATGTGGGACAACCGGGCCGTGCAGCACGCGGCCAGCACCGACTTCCTCCCCGCCCACCGGATCATGGAGCGCGTCACCGTCATCGGCGACCGGCCCTTCTGA
- a CDS encoding alpha/beta fold hydrolase yields MADPVVSPADREAEAEPRRGPLDTAAGGYLLSRTSGISPFEILAAGPRASRFLLRSATRGLRGGDRERPEIPTRIPTWSTAFGVWADELVLAFMATTRLSASDDDFARISDEVTDALAALEKAGALDDPRVLHPRPEAPTARIAPARYRGLRFEHLQFMSGYTPAVPLPGTTRWMSVTTNQTVHAYVLRHPTPRPWVVQLHGFGMGKESDVVALRARHLFSDLGVNVIQPVFPGHGPRAEVGGEDALTMDYLNNVHAVSQAISDVRQVISWIEATDPDAGPVAVHGVSMGGYLAALLAGLDERVGCVISGVPTVDLSWVMNRHLPEDDRVLADEYRLLGERAARIHSVVSPLALDPLVPHDRRFVYAGVADRMATPGEAYRLWVHWEQPSVLWYRGAHVAFAWSREVRSFIDRALRSSGYASVTRERAAS; encoded by the coding sequence GTGGCTGATCCGGTGGTTTCACCGGCTGATCGCGAGGCCGAGGCCGAACCGCGAAGGGGCCCGCTCGACACTGCTGCCGGTGGCTACCTCCTCAGTCGTACGTCGGGTATCTCCCCATTCGAGATCCTGGCCGCCGGGCCGCGGGCATCGCGCTTCCTGCTGCGTTCGGCCACGAGAGGCCTACGGGGCGGCGACCGTGAACGGCCCGAGATCCCGACACGCATCCCGACGTGGAGCACTGCGTTCGGGGTGTGGGCCGACGAACTCGTGCTGGCCTTCATGGCCACCACCCGACTGTCGGCGTCCGACGACGATTTCGCTCGGATCTCCGACGAGGTCACCGATGCGCTGGCGGCACTGGAGAAGGCCGGAGCCCTCGACGACCCGCGGGTTCTTCATCCTCGGCCGGAGGCGCCGACAGCCCGGATCGCGCCGGCTCGCTATCGCGGTCTGCGCTTCGAGCACCTCCAGTTCATGAGTGGCTACACGCCCGCGGTGCCGCTTCCCGGCACCACCCGCTGGATGTCGGTGACCACGAACCAGACGGTGCACGCCTATGTGCTGCGCCACCCCACACCGCGGCCGTGGGTCGTGCAGCTCCACGGGTTCGGCATGGGCAAGGAGAGCGACGTCGTTGCGCTGCGGGCCCGTCACCTGTTCAGCGATCTCGGTGTCAACGTCATCCAGCCGGTGTTCCCGGGCCACGGTCCGCGGGCCGAGGTCGGCGGCGAAGACGCGCTGACCATGGACTATCTGAACAACGTCCACGCCGTGAGCCAGGCCATCTCCGACGTGCGACAGGTCATCTCGTGGATCGAGGCGACCGATCCCGACGCCGGACCCGTCGCCGTCCACGGTGTCTCGATGGGTGGCTATCTCGCCGCCCTGCTGGCCGGTCTCGACGAGCGTGTCGGGTGCGTCATCAGCGGGGTGCCGACCGTCGACCTCTCCTGGGTGATGAACCGCCATCTCCCCGAGGACGACCGGGTGCTGGCCGACGAGTACCGGCTGCTGGGCGAGCGGGCGGCTCGCATCCACTCGGTCGTGTCGCCTCTGGCCCTCGACCCGCTGGTTCCCCACGATCGCCGGTTCGTCTATGCCGGTGTGGCCGACCGAATGGCAACGCCCGGCGAGGCGTATCGCCTGTGGGTGCACTGGGAACAGCCATCGGTGCTCTGGTATCGCGGCGCCCACGTCGCGTTCGCGTGGTCGCGCGAGGTGCGGTCGTTCATCGATCGGGCCCTGCGGTCGTCGGGCTACGCGAGCGTCACGCGCGAGCGGGCGGCGTCGTGA
- a CDS encoding wax ester/triacylglycerol synthase family O-acyltransferase: protein MKRLSGLDTAFLTSETKQWPAHVACITIFDPAEIAGGFSIDVLKRSFASRLNQLPPLRWRVIESQLGLTAPHWIEDPEFDLDWHIRRMPVPSPGGREDLASTAEDIYRHRLDRRRPLWELWVLDGLAEGHVALLWKIHHACIDGMAGAGMQEMMFDSDPDWRPPDVIEDDGWRSEKFPSAAAIALSSLPAIARSHVRASKDMVSMIPRLPHVIRSTGAAMPQAVPRTRFNGPVGQKRAWSYTTVSLSEMKTVKNAFGVKLNDVYVAMISGALKRYLTDRDELPTDSLVASIPVSARPDGSGGTGNMISGMTASLATDLDDPGARLKAIHESTSASKEMQEAMGVDMMMSLADVPPPAMMALAARFYGKTQLVKRIPPMFNVVISNVPGPREPLYNQGAPIKAFQSMGIVYDGAGLFIGAMSYMDQMDIGILSSADMLDKPFELADDIAEELQALLAVAGEA, encoded by the coding sequence GTGAAGCGGCTGTCGGGTCTGGACACTGCGTTCCTGACGTCGGAGACGAAGCAGTGGCCGGCCCACGTGGCCTGCATCACCATCTTCGACCCGGCCGAGATCGCGGGCGGATTCAGCATCGATGTGCTGAAGCGCTCTTTCGCCAGCCGTCTCAACCAGCTGCCGCCGCTGCGGTGGCGGGTCATCGAGTCCCAACTCGGGCTGACGGCGCCGCACTGGATCGAAGACCCCGAGTTCGATCTCGACTGGCACATTCGCCGGATGCCGGTGCCGTCGCCCGGTGGTCGCGAGGATCTGGCGTCCACCGCCGAGGACATCTATCGGCATCGTCTCGACCGCCGTCGTCCGCTCTGGGAGCTCTGGGTGCTCGACGGGCTGGCCGAGGGTCACGTCGCCCTGCTCTGGAAGATCCACCACGCCTGCATCGACGGCATGGCCGGCGCCGGCATGCAGGAGATGATGTTCGACTCGGATCCCGACTGGCGTCCTCCCGATGTCATCGAGGACGACGGATGGCGGTCCGAGAAGTTCCCGTCGGCTGCCGCGATCGCGCTCAGTTCGTTGCCGGCGATCGCCCGCTCGCACGTGCGCGCCTCGAAGGACATGGTGTCGATGATCCCGCGGCTGCCCCATGTCATTCGCAGCACCGGGGCGGCCATGCCTCAGGCGGTCCCCCGCACCCGGTTCAACGGGCCGGTCGGGCAGAAGCGGGCGTGGTCCTACACGACGGTGTCGCTGAGCGAGATGAAGACGGTGAAGAACGCGTTCGGGGTGAAGCTCAACGACGTCTACGTGGCGATGATCTCGGGCGCACTCAAGCGCTACCTCACCGACCGCGACGAGCTGCCGACCGACTCGCTCGTGGCCTCCATACCCGTGAGTGCCCGCCCCGATGGATCGGGCGGTACCGGCAACATGATCTCGGGCATGACGGCATCGCTCGCCACCGACCTCGACGACCCCGGCGCCCGACTGAAGGCGATCCACGAGAGCACCAGCGCATCCAAAGAGATGCAGGAGGCCATGGGAGTCGACATGATGATGAGCCTCGCCGACGTGCCACCGCCGGCGATGATGGCGCTGGCCGCGCGGTTCTACGGCAAGACCCAGCTGGTCAAGCGAATCCCGCCGATGTTCAACGTCGTGATCTCCAACGTGCCGGGACCGCGCGAGCCGCTCTACAACCAGGGCGCACCGATCAAGGCGTTCCAGTCGATGGGCATCGTCTACGACGGCGCCGGACTGTTCATCGGCGCCATGAGCTACATGGACCAGATGGACATCGGCATTCTCAGCAGCGCCGACATGCTCGACAAACCCTTCGAGTTGGCCGACGACATCGCCGAGGAACTCCAGGCGCTGCTCGCGGTGGCGGGCGAGGCGTGA
- a CDS encoding SDR family oxidoreductase — MTLRTVLTTGANGGLGLATVIEMARRGHRSVGTVRSDAKAAEVTSAARAESVDVEVEILDVTDAEAGAALIEAVKPDVLVNNAGYMLYSAVEEVEDDDARALLETMVVAPIRLARQSLPHMRERGWGRIIQISSLSARASFPLMGWYQGAKHALEGVSDALRLEVAADGIAVSLIEPGVFRSELSEEFVDLEAHRGSRYEKAYAASQEMFGRLDRFMTEPETVAKVIAKVAESRAPKARYPVGLDAQLQVLTGTLMPTGLRDFAIRKTSGL, encoded by the coding sequence GTGACCCTCCGCACGGTTCTCACCACCGGTGCCAATGGCGGACTGGGGCTCGCCACGGTCATCGAGATGGCGCGCCGTGGGCATCGTTCGGTGGGCACCGTGCGTTCCGACGCGAAGGCCGCGGAAGTGACGTCGGCCGCCCGGGCCGAGAGCGTCGATGTCGAGGTCGAGATCCTCGACGTCACCGACGCCGAGGCGGGAGCGGCTCTGATCGAGGCGGTGAAACCCGACGTGCTCGTGAACAACGCGGGCTACATGCTCTATTCGGCGGTCGAGGAGGTCGAGGACGACGACGCCCGGGCCCTGCTCGAGACCATGGTGGTGGCGCCCATCCGGCTCGCCCGTCAGTCACTTCCCCACATGCGGGAGCGGGGTTGGGGCCGCATCATCCAGATCTCGTCATTGTCGGCCCGGGCGAGTTTCCCGCTCATGGGCTGGTACCAGGGGGCGAAACACGCACTCGAGGGCGTATCCGACGCCCTTCGCCTCGAGGTGGCGGCCGACGGCATCGCGGTCTCGCTCATCGAGCCGGGGGTGTTTCGCAGCGAACTCTCCGAGGAGTTCGTCGACCTGGAGGCTCACCGTGGCTCTCGTTACGAGAAGGCCTATGCCGCATCCCAGGAGATGTTCGGTCGTCTGGATCGGTTCATGACCGAACCCGAGACCGTGGCCAAGGTGATCGCGAAAGTGGCCGAATCGCGGGCGCCGAAGGCCCGCTATCCGGTCGGACTCGACGCCCAACTCCAGGTGCTCACCGGCACGCTGATGCCGACCGGTCTGCGCGACTTCGCCATTCGCAAGACATCCGGTCTCTGA
- a CDS encoding SDR family NAD(P)-dependent oxidoreductase — MSNTRLDGKIALVTGGGGGIGEALVVRLAARGAHVVVADVDLDRAAEVAAAVDGSASSFDVADRAAWDLAVADLVAEHGGLDLVALNAGVMSRPKGVDMAGDDPLEWMARRYDLVRSVNLDGVAYGVMATVPHLAAGGGGAISVTSSMAGLVAQPEDPVYSMTKHGVIGLVRSLGSTLAARGIMIGTVCPAGVDTSMVPPDFRAAGYSFAPPDHVAGALETILDSPVGDAGVVWVTMSVDEPIWRYEFAPLR; from the coding sequence ATGAGCAACACCAGGCTGGACGGGAAGATCGCGCTCGTCACCGGGGGTGGTGGCGGGATCGGTGAGGCCCTGGTCGTGCGCCTGGCCGCTCGCGGCGCCCACGTGGTCGTGGCCGATGTCGACCTCGACCGGGCCGCCGAAGTGGCTGCGGCGGTCGACGGGAGCGCGTCGTCGTTCGACGTCGCCGATCGGGCCGCATGGGACCTCGCGGTCGCCGATCTCGTCGCCGAGCACGGTGGACTGGATCTCGTTGCCTTGAACGCGGGAGTGATGAGTCGCCCCAAGGGCGTCGACATGGCGGGTGACGATCCGCTCGAGTGGATGGCCCGACGCTACGACCTCGTGCGTTCGGTCAACCTCGACGGCGTCGCCTACGGGGTGATGGCGACCGTTCCGCATCTGGCCGCCGGGGGTGGCGGAGCCATCAGTGTGACGTCGTCGATGGCCGGGCTCGTCGCCCAACCCGAGGACCCGGTGTACTCGATGACGAAGCACGGCGTGATCGGGTTGGTCCGCAGTCTCGGCTCCACCCTCGCGGCCCGAGGCATCATGATCGGCACGGTGTGCCCGGCAGGGGTCGACACCTCGATGGTGCCACCCGACTTCCGGGCGGCCGGCTACTCGTTCGCGCCGCCCGACCATGTCGCCGGCGCGCTGGAGACGATTCTCGATTCGCCGGTGGGCGATGCCGGCGTGGTGTGGGTCACGATGAGCGTCGACGAACCGATCTGGCGCTACGAATTCGCCCCGCTGCGCTGA
- a CDS encoding sulfurtransferase produces MNFGPIVSPEWLAEHLHDEGQVIVDVRWTLADGPRRDAYDEGHIPGAVFADLDVDLSGAASAGAGRHPLPTPLAFGEAMGRLGIGDRTRVVVYDDAGGIIAARLWWMLDVLRRDVAVLDGGIQAWDGKLSKARMKADDAQFTPRPWPENARASADGVAAALAAGAVVLDARAPERYADGGAVDPRPGHIPGARNAPVADNLDGGRWKSPRRLLEVYEALDADGEDVIAYCGSGVTACADLLGRRLAGLPDGRLYPGSWSQWGADDDRPASTGSKP; encoded by the coding sequence ATGAACTTCGGCCCGATCGTCAGTCCCGAGTGGCTCGCCGAGCACCTCCACGACGAGGGCCAGGTGATCGTCGACGTGCGCTGGACGCTGGCCGACGGCCCTCGACGAGATGCCTACGACGAGGGCCACATCCCCGGTGCGGTGTTCGCCGACCTCGATGTCGACCTCTCCGGCGCCGCTTCGGCGGGGGCCGGTCGCCATCCGCTGCCGACACCGCTGGCGTTCGGCGAGGCCATGGGCCGGCTCGGCATCGGTGATCGCACGCGCGTTGTCGTCTACGACGACGCCGGCGGCATCATCGCGGCCCGGCTCTGGTGGATGCTCGACGTGCTGCGCCGCGACGTCGCCGTACTCGACGGTGGCATCCAGGCCTGGGACGGAAAGCTCTCGAAGGCCCGCATGAAGGCCGACGACGCGCAGTTCACCCCGCGGCCGTGGCCGGAGAACGCGCGGGCCTCGGCCGACGGCGTGGCCGCCGCGCTGGCGGCGGGTGCGGTCGTGCTCGACGCGCGGGCCCCCGAGCGCTACGCCGACGGCGGCGCCGTCGACCCGCGACCCGGCCACATCCCCGGTGCTCGCAACGCCCCGGTGGCCGACAATCTCGACGGTGGCCGATGGAAGTCGCCCCGCCGGCTCCTCGAGGTCTACGAGGCGCTCGACGCCGATGGCGAGGACGTCATCGCCTACTGCGGCAGCGGCGTGACCGCCTGCGCCGACCTGCTGGGCCGCCGCCTCGCCGGCCTCCCCGACGGGCGGCTCTACCCGGGCTCGTGGTCGCAGTGGGGGGCCGACGACGACCGCCCGGCGTCCACCGGCTCGAAACCCTGA